From the Juglans microcarpa x Juglans regia isolate MS1-56 chromosome 7D, Jm3101_v1.0, whole genome shotgun sequence genome, the window aaaatcaaaagCAAATGAACAATGCACGATTTGTCGGTAGAGGCATGCAGGGCACTGGTCACTTGGGGAGGAAAGCTGACTGTCAATCTTGAAACCCCTGGAGCCAGGGAGTCCAGAGAAGCCGAGCGTGGCGTCGGCAGAGGGCTCCTCGGTGGTGCTTGATGGCCACGCACCTACAAGCTTCGAAACTTCATCCCGCGCGTGCGGGCTACGCTCCATTCCGATGGATGTCATatttggtggtcttgaagattGGCGGCTGGGCATCATTCCGGTAGGGCGCGTGTAGACGGGCGACGGCTGGAAAGATCCGAAAggcgattctcccttatttggcctgaaaaaacaaaaacaaaaccaaaaaaatactacacagaaaataaaatagacagaagagaaatgagggagaaggaaagaagaaagagggagaggagccgaagctcccactcctttcatttgatttgaaatttgagaaagtttagaaaaaagtACGAGGATTTTTCCCACAGAGAGTTTTTCGGTAAGGTATAAAAGTTTAGATATCAAGCTTGTTGCTTTACTCAGCAAGACCTCTTTTTCAGCAAAACTGGCAATTGAAGAAGCAGCTCATCGACAATTAGCCAACATCATTATTGAAGGTGACAACCAAGTGGTTATATCTCCTATAACAAGTCGTTCAACATCCCCTGACCAGTCCATCTTCAACATCTTCACTGACATTTCAAGCTTACTGAATTCATTCCAAAAATGgtttatccaaaaaatttatagacATCAAAGTCAATGGGTGCATCACTTGGTGCTATGGACCCAACAAACAATGTATTTCCCTTTTATATATGCTACTtgctgaggaaaaaaaaaaaaaaaaaaaaggtgcacgCTAGTAATTGCACTACGTAAAACATTTGTGGTATTCCAGTCCACATGCTCCAGTTTTGCCGGGTCGTGTACACACAGCTTCAACCACTAGTTTACTGGATTCTAGGAATGCAACAGTGCAATCACTATTGTATCGAACAGTTTTTTTGTTTCACAAACTCCGATCAAACACTGAGATCATAAGCTTTGTTCCAAGTTTGTAGTTCCTTCTCCTACTAACAAAATGCCGGGTTCTGTCATGCCCATACAACCATATATTAATATGGTATAAACATATCATGAAACATAGCAAAATAATAAGGATGGTGCTACCGTTCTAGTGGGCTACcgctagttataaatttattatttttttttaaaaaaaatatttttttacatttttaatcattaaaaaaaataaaaaaatatatataatttcactaataatcaatttcttagtcattaaataaaaaaataaaaaaattaaaatacatgagtaGTAAGATTAAGCGGTAAGTTTGAGGAACTCcactaacatttttcaaaaactaaaGATTACCGCGAATATATTATCATAACTTGAGAAACAAATCCTATTTCACCAAACCACAAAGGTTATCGATCGATGTCTGGAATTGTGGAGATCTGAAATTGCATCTGACAATTCTAAAAGATTATAAAGTGCacattttaaaagttattttataataacttaattattttagaaataaaatatattttgaagttcttaaattttttcaaatatttttttagatttttaattttaaatcttgtttttggattcttaattttttatcaaagatatttatatcaaattttacTTGGGGGTACATtgcaattttttaatagttcgAGAGAGTAATCGTCAAAACTGATAATTTGAGGGGATGATTGTAATTTTCTGCAatttcgggaaaaaaaaattagaggaaaattgaaatttagtttttttttttttttaagaatttatattaaaaatgacGTGGCGCCTAATCCTTATGGCTGAAGCCTAAAGGACGGCTGCGGAAGCATCTCGTTGCTGAATGAATCGCCGAAGAACGAATTTTCGGTCACATGCCGTCTACTCTTCTGCAACTGTGCTGTTCTGCTATGGAAACCCTTGCTCCTAAGCTTCCATCTTTGAAGGTCCTAAACCCTAGTTCATCCTCTTCCTCCCCCTCCTGCTCTACAGCTCGGAGCTCCTCATCTCTGCGGGCCGGGTTACGCAGGCCTTTTTCTCTTTCCATATCGGCTTCAGCAGTCCGAGAAGGCGACCCGGCTGTCGGATCCGTTTCGCTTGGTCACGTCACTCGAACAGATTTCCCCATTCTCCACCAGGTACTCACGCGGATTCTTCGTCAATTTTATGCTCTGTTTGGTTGCTAAGGAAGTtcgaaattttatattttaaaaaaagaaattgatcgAAATTTGGATTCTATGGTTTTAAATAGTTATTGGTTTCTTAGTTGACAAAGAAAAAAGCTTTCTTTTGCATCATTTCATGCCctattgtttctttttctgtgTTGAAATGATGCTGTTTTCACTGTTTTCTTTGCACGTTGATGAACTTTCAGAACTATAATCACTTTGAGGCGCTATTAAGTATTAACTACAGAACTCAATTGTATTAACTGAATAAAATGCTGTTCGTATGGCTCTTGTTTATTACTCATCTAAACTCCTTACCGTATTCGGATTTAACACATAATAGACTTCTTGCTTAGACTCCGTGCAGTTTCTTTCTAGTTTTACATGACATACAGAGTGAGAAGTCTTAACTTTattatgtttttccttttcaggaAGTCAATGGCTCAAGACTTGTCTACTTGGACAATGCTGCTACttctcagaagccgactgctgTTTTGAAGGCTTTACAGAATTATTATGAAGCTTACAATTCAAATGTGCACCGTGGGATTCATTTTTTGAGGTAattgatcataatttttttatatacgtAGTGGGTTTTTCAGAGAGCTGGAGTTcccttttcttgttttctttttattgatgttATAAAGCTTTCAATGAGATTTTCCATCATGTGTTGATGCTCTTGGTAGTGTTTTCTCAATATTTCACTTCAATGTGATTTTATGTGTCctgtttccattttttttttctggggtGTGGGGAGGGGGGATATTTTTCGGTCCTATATGATGCAAGTTACTCACTGGATCTTCTGAATAAAGTTCGAAGGCAACAGATGCGTATGAGTTAGCTAGAAAGAAGGTGGCAGCTTTTATCAATGCATCGGAATCTACAGAGATTGTTTTCACGAGGAATGCTACTGAAGCCATCAATCTGGTAGCTTACTCTTGGGGCCTGTCAACTTTAAAACCAGAAGATGAGGTTTATGctttttctctcatatttaatttcatacattttttttttttcattttctattgtACAGAAAAACGAATTTAACCTCATTTAACCTTCTATTCCATTTAGCTTGCCATAATATATGAATTCAAAAGGTTTGCATCCAACCCTTATACAGTCCTTGTTAGGAAATTTAAGTGAGTTGGGTTGCTATAGCGGCACAAGACTGCTGGAAGCAAATGTAATTCGTTTTGATAGGGTGACTATTGCATGGAACTTTAAgattaaagttggaaaatacAAGTATGGAAAGATTGAATATTGATGGGTTATTTTTCTGGCTAAAAAGTATGATTGAAGTTGCAGGGTTTTAGGGGCAGTCCTTTTGGGGCACTGTATTATGGATTTTATAGTCAGAGAAGTGTTGCTAAGATTTGGATGTTCTGGGGTTGCAAATGGAATAATAGAAAGAAATAAGTTTAGAATGGAACTATGGTGAGAAAGGGCTAGAATTAGGGGCTGTTTTGGCTGCACTTAATGCTATGAAgtaattttattgtttggttGTTTGGGAGCTTTGTGATTAGAAAATGGCTTCAGTTTATATCATTTGGGTTTCAGGAAAATTAAGTCTAGGTTTGACTGGAATTGGATggaaaatttctaaaaacattcaagggaaaaaaaaaaaggaagaagaggaagaaaattaGGATTGCTATTAAATTGGAAGTATAATGTCAATATATAGAGGCTACTAATTTCTTTATCGATGGGACTTGGGCCAATAAAATTTGAACACTAAACCCTAACTAACAACTGGTATGCTTTGGAAGTAATATCTAAGAATTTAAGGAAAACAATAATCGGACCAATGGACCAAAAATACAGAAACTATAATGTCACCTTTCGTTCGATTAAATTAAAGGTATTATGTCAATAAATGAAGGCTACTAACTTCGTTACTTCTGATAGATCCTAGACTCTATAAAATTTAACTACTAGATGCAAACTAAAGTACACACATCCAAATTGGACCCATGGACCAAAATTAGAGCCAATGTCAAGAAATCGTTTGGTTAAAGAAATGtcccaacttaaaaataaaactaaaatttaaatgaatgtAAAAATGAGTTCTCAATGGTAACTGATTTAGCTGAAGGAGGGTGCCAATTAGGCCTCGCATTGAGTTTAATCCAGACATAACTTTTTTGGAGCTTATCGCTTGCCATATCCAATGCGTTTTATGACTTCTGGACTTTGGCTTCATCAATTTCCTGCACTTGGTTACTCCAACATTGTGTATCCAATGATTACTGTGAAATAAACAGTGATTATAGGAACACGTTGCTGTTTTAGTGCACAAAAGTTGCAAAAATTGTGGTTTTCATGGGATATAGTGGTTACCATTTTTTGCAAAAGAAGTACAAAGTTGCCTTCAAATATATGGAACAAAGGCCTTAGATTTTCATTACGTGAACAGATGCATAGAGCTTTTGTGGGCTGGAGGATAATTTCTTGGAGCTAGGCTAAAATTAGTCCTCTCATCTGAATGATAATCTCCACACTTTCATTACCTTTGAATCAtatgatgatcatttatattattgaagaaagataatgtgtttttattttggtatcCAAGCTTGGAAATAAAATCCCAATTGACTAAAAGTATATCATtgtattacaaaattttatttaatgtagCTATACCATTATTCTTCAATTTAGTCTCtcctttttgtttcttggaaaAAAAGATTAGGAAGTTgaaataattatcatttctcgTGTTTTACATcgtcaatattattattcttgtacttataaaaaaatattattattcttgcAGGTAGTCCTCACAATTGCTGAACATCACAGTGCCATTGTTCCTTGGCAACTTGTAGCTCAAAAGACTGgtgctgttttaaaatttgtgaatttagATGAAACTGAATCTCCCGATATAGAAAAGCTAAGACAAATGCTTTCGAGGAAGACAAAAATTGTTGTTGTTCATCATGTCTCAAACGTGCTTGGTATAGTTCTGTCTTGAGCTTCTTCAATTTGATCCTTTATGTTTCCAAATTGAAACTTGAGTAGTGGCTCGTGCATGTCGGAAAAAGATGTTCAAACTCATtggatttttctgtttttaaaatcaaataaatttatatccGTTATTATGTAGCTTCTGTTCTTCCAATTGAAGAGATTGTGGGTTGGGCACATGATGTTGGGGCAAAAGTTCTTGTGGATGCTTGTCAGAGTGTTCCACATATGGCCGTCAATGTCCAGGATCTTGATGCGGACTTTCTTGTTGCTTCTTCTCACAAGGTCAGGGTACTGCCTTATATGTGAGTTCTTATCCTTATGGTCGAGTAGAATGAGTTTTAAGAAATAAACATTCTTCAGATGTGTGGGCCTACAGGCATGGGATTCTTATATGGTAAGAGAGAGCTCCTGTCGGCCATGCCTCCATTCCTAGGTAAGTAATTGGGAATTAAATATAAGGGTTTGTCTGTTCTGCTAGtttaattcttataatttgaaGCTGATACTAATACTGGtcctttccctctctttctagGTGGTGGAGAAATGATATCTGATGTATTTCTTGATCATTCCACTTATGCAGAACCTCCGTCCAGGTTAGTGAGCTTATTCATGTCTAGACCAAgttcatgtttttaaatgaatgttTGCATCGAGTGCATTTGGGTTTAAGTTGGTGGACCTTAATGGCAATCTTGATGTACAAGATCATACTCAGTTTCATGAAGACTAATTAAGCAATTGGCATGGCTAGCTTGGAGTTTTCTGTGAAGTTGAGGTTTGTGATGAAATCCATTTGCATGGCAAATATGAGTTAGTTGCCATAAAGTGGGATACGTCAGAAATACTTTTAGAAGCATGAGGGATGATTATGAAGCCCGTGGATAGCATGTGGGGTCTGGAGACCCAGAAAATTTGAATTCCCCTTTTTtctgggttttgtttttttcatgttGCCATTTGAAAAAACTTGTAGTTACTCTTACTGCTTTCATCTATTCACTTTTCCTCTCtaatactttttataagtaCTTTGCCCCTATTATTTTTAGCAATTGATGTACTCCTTTTATTCTTTGGATGTTAAGTTTTTAACAATATTGAAATAGGATGAAGATGATCAATTTTTGCTGGTATTAATATCTGCTGTGAGACATTATAGGTCATAGAGATGTCTCCTTTGTCATGTCCATTAGTGAATCTTAAATTTGCCATTGCAAAAGTGATTATTTTGAAAGTAtggtttcttttcttcttgtcaGAAAAAAGATAGTAGGCTTTCTGTTTTAATTTCCCTTGGATTGTTTTAGGTTCTGCTTGGATTGTGTATTAATAACTCTGCAATATATTCAATCTATTTGGGCATGGTAAGCAACCATTACCTTGCCATGGGTCCTATGGAGTGCCAAATGGTATTGCTGCCTTTTCAATCTCCATGTAGCTCCTTGATCTTGAACCGGTTCAATTTGTAAATATGCAGTCATTACTTCATTGTCCATGTAGATCTTGGATTTTTAGTCAAAAGAACTGGTCACTAATATCATTGCATGCAAGCAAAGCATCTTAATCAACCCTCACATTTTGTTAGACTTCTTATTAGATTTCATTCTGTAAGAAATTCTTCTATTCTTGCATCCTATTGCTACAAGTGTCTTGGGCTTTTATTTCAGGATAATTTATATTCACGTTGTCTCTTTTCTTGATTAATTCTATGATATATCACTAGGTTTTTGCCATTGTTAGGCACTTTAGAACTGGTACCTATactaattgaaatttcaattttatttggaGTATGCTGTAATAAAGTTACCAGAAGTTGAATCCCCCCCTGGCCCCTTCTTGTTTCTTTACCCTTGGGATGGCTGTGTCAAAGTTTGAATGCCGTATTCTATAACATTACTTGTCTTTGTGTATAATCTATTCTTTGACTGCATTAGATTTGAGGCTGGTACACCTGCAATTGGGGAAGCAATTGGATTAGGAGCAGCAATTGATTATTTATCAGGAATTGGCATGCAAAAGATACATGAATATGAGGTGAGTTGAACTTTGATGCCatatttctctcttattttaaaattagcaAATAGGAAGCAGAAATATGTCTGCTGTATAATGTTTATATAGATACTTgtcaaaaatagttttttttcttttaattggcactgggtgtccaggaacaacgtcctgactaatcccaggggtgcacaaGCTCTCGGCaaagagtttcccgcaagtgcacctcaggtgattcaagggaaaaatccctcAGTCT encodes:
- the LOC121239664 gene encoding cysteine desulfurase 1, chloroplastic, which gives rise to MPSTLLQLCCSAMETLAPKLPSLKVLNPSSSSSSPSCSTARSSSSLRAGLRRPFSLSISASAVREGDPAVGSVSLGHVTRTDFPILHQEVNGSRLVYLDNAATSQKPTAVLKALQNYYEAYNSNVHRGIHFLSSKATDAYELARKKVAAFINASESTEIVFTRNATEAINLVAYSWGLSTLKPEDEVVLTIAEHHSAIVPWQLVAQKTGAVLKFVNLDETESPDIEKLRQMLSRKTKIVVVHHVSNVLASVLPIEEIVGWAHDVGAKVLVDACQSVPHMAVNVQDLDADFLVASSHKMCGPTGMGFLYGKRELLSAMPPFLGGGEMISDVFLDHSTYAEPPSRFEAGTPAIGEAIGLGAAIDYLSGIGMQKIHEYELELAKYLYENLLSVPNIRIYGPVPSGNTNRAALCSFNVENIHPTDIATFLDQQHGVAIRSGHHCAQPLHRYLGVNASARASLHFYNTKEDVDDFVRALNDTVSFFNSFK